Proteins found in one Scomber scombrus chromosome 15, fScoSco1.1, whole genome shotgun sequence genomic segment:
- the LOC133995661 gene encoding cilia- and flagella-associated protein 53-like, whose product MLLRQRGTTRAKLQADHHILDRQRQDAERDKVVQFCRKQQTCDIKNSWLQSSERLFLRGTVDRHIRAAVSQHELSLEDRRDRLRGVLETEEQQLLQEMEEKKETSVERQAKMRQRARALRDRRETERQQLVSEKLDQLFREQCEEVRSVQSRQKEQQVCEERAVQLRSREEQQQQQQQEEQLFHELWEADRRAKEERERQKGQRRQQRDAEQLDALNAQTQAAERQRQEDKQLREEEAQLLLQQQQLDQLQQQREQQQQRRAQQSRRQQLDQGLRLKMKRVCREQQEELQLDISILQQLLKEESDERQEAAQRKAELRAEQQRYRQYLSDELQHQRSEEEQMEQLMEEKLKETWSKREEQSRLQRDARNRLMSEVMEARHLQIQHKLDVNVQKQAELSKDRDELIRIMEETKLMDEEEKRRQQQTCATYRADLQAQMKHQQQLKLEQKAQEQQEQLQGLIQQQLYQQRKERILSRPLCSAPHPFRRDEDSCSAAVDRLSLT is encoded by the exons atgctgctgagacagagaggaacCACG AGAGCAAAGCTCCAGGCGGATCATCACATCctggacagacagagacaggacGCAGAGCGGGACAAAGTGGTCCAGTTCTGCAGGAAGCAGCAGACCTGTGACATCAAGAACTCGTGGCTGCAGAGTTCAGAGCGTCTCTTCCTGAGAGGAACCGTGGACAGACACATCAGAGCCGCCGTCAGCCAACATGAGCTCAGCCTGGAGGACAGGAGGGACAG GCTTCGTGGTGTCCTGGagacagaggagcagcagctgctgcaggagatggaggagaagaaggagacatCAGTGGAGAGACAAGCCAAGATGAGACAACGAGCCAGAGCTCTGAGAGACAGACGAGAGACTGAAAGACAACAGCTGGTGTCAGAGAAGCTGGATCAGCTGTTCAG GGAGCAGTGTGAGGAGGTGCGCAGTGTGCAGAGCAGGCAGAAGGAGCAGCAGGTGTGCGAGGAGCGAGCGGTGCAgctgaggagcagagaggagcagcagcagcagcagcagcaagaggaGCAGCTGTTCCATGAGCTGTGGGAGGCCGACAGAAGAGCCAAGGaggagcgagagagacagaaaggacaGAGACGACAGCAGAGAGACGCGGAGCAGCTGGACGCTCTGAACGCTCAGACACAGGCAGccgagagacagagacaggaggacaaacagctgagagaggaggaggcgcAGCTGCTG ctgcagcagcagcagctggatcagctgcagcagcagcgggagcagcagcagcagcgcagGGCTCAGCAGAGCAGACGGCAGCAGCTGGATCAGGGTCTCCGGCTGAAGATGAAGCGTGTgtgcagagagcagcaggaggagctgcagctggaCATCAGcatcctgcagcagctgctcaAAGAGGAGAGTGATGAGAGACAGGAAGCTGCTCAGAGGAAG GCGGAGCTGCGGGCGGAGCAGCAGAGGTATCGACAGTATCTGTCAGACGAGCTGCAGCATCAGAGGAGCGAGGAGGAGCAGATGGAGCAGCTGATGGAGGAGAAGCTGAAGGAGACGTGGAGTAAAAGAGAAGAGCAGAGCCGACTGCAGCGAGACGCTAGAAACCGTCTGATGAGTGAAGTGATGGAAGCTCGACACCTGCAGATCCAACACAAGC tggaCGTGAACGTGCAGAAACAAGCAGAACTCTCTAAAGACAGAGACGAGCTGATCCGGATCATGGAGGAGACGAAGCTGATGGACGAAGAGGAGAAGAGACG tCAGCAGCAGACGTGCGCCACGTACCGGGCCGACCTGCAGGCTCAGATgaagcaccagcagcagctgaaGCTGGAGCAGAAAGctcaggagcagcaggagcagctgcaGGGTTTGATCCAGCAGCAGTTGTACCAACAGAGGAAAGAGCGGATCCTGTCCAGACCGCTGTGCTCGGCTCCTCACCCGTTCAGGAGGGACGAGGACAGCTGCAGCGCGGCCGTGGACCGCCTCAGCCTCACATAG